The proteins below come from a single Vitis vinifera cultivar Pinot Noir 40024 chromosome 9, ASM3070453v1 genomic window:
- the LOC132254248 gene encoding ABC transporter B family member 19-like, with amino-acid sequence MADSSFETDFSLSGRSGNYRRRHRPTPVRSNHASSSFTWFSPLDMSQNYYPRRLRHHPSPASPFSTDNDLSWQGELSWQFEPSGWQDNRNLGAVLSPWIATPSSDRHQSFQRSANDYYLSRTYGGFQSFTNPYYEYSGYGSVPSKRLELQSYVDGDHGSSFFGRHYTSGEYSRSHGFPNLGSIKEGSPGHHGPLADKDELSLIKYTSPEESELQISLFETDLGHHQHEDPRWFSVSHAYMDVEDNSVNVSHHHHDGGHRHIKQEVDNLDNGLHSFSPSFEKHGHHGHGYHDHGVWKSTSHHYDTDEGYNDNDQDSAYDEDEDDEDDGMAPRSVGLFSLFRYSTKSDILLVILGCLGALINGGSLPWYSLLFGNFVNKIAKEPDSNDKTEMMKDVQQISLLMAGLAAIVVVGAYMEITCWRIVGERSSQRIRTKYLRAVLRQDIGFFDTQISTGNIMHGISSDVAQIQEVMGEKMAHFIHHVFTFICGYAVGFWRSWKVSLVVLSVIPLMMFCGIAYKAIYVGLTAKEEVSYRIAGSVAEQAISSIRTVFSFVAEDHLAERYAELLQKSVPFGVKLGFAKGAGMGVIYLVTYSTWALAFWYGSILVARGEISGGAAIACFFGVNLGGRGLALSLSYFAQFAQGTVAASRVFEIIDRVPEIDPYSPEGRKLPSIRGRIEFKGVTFAYPSRPTAAILRSLNLEVPSSKTLALVGSSGGGKSTIFALIERFYDPVKGIITLDGHDIRTLQVKWLRGQIGMVGQEPVLFTTSILENVMMGKENATKKEAIAACVAANAHSFISGLPQGYDTQVGDRGTQLSGGQKQRIALARALTTDPRILLLDEPTSALDPESESVVQQAIDKISAGRTTLVIAHRLATVRNAHTIVVLNHGAVVETGNHHKLMEKSGAYYNLVKLASEAVSKPLSKQDGSIIKATKLPSYERSVYEVSKSKYMNEASRSKYLTSMQEQYKEEEEEKPEPKPGKVLVSEIFKLQRPELLMLLLGFLLGMHAGAILSIFPFILGLALQIYFGDDTSKMKREVGVLSLVIVGLGFGCVITLVGQQGFCGWAGTKLTKRVRDRLFRSILKQEPGWFDFDDNSTGVLVSRLSIDCVTFRSVLGDRFSVLLTGLSSAAVGLGISFFLDWRLTLLAAALTPLTLGASYFSLIINVGPRLDNSSYARASNIAAGAVSNIRTVTTFSAQQQLVHTFDQALSEPKKKSVKRSQVLGLALGFSQGAMYGAYTLTLWFGTYLIKEDKANFGDVFKIFLILVMSSFSVGQLAGLAPDTSMAATAVPAVFSIINRRPMISSDGEKGRKVERSKPVDVELKMVTFAYPSRPEVTVLREFCLKVKGGSMVALVGGSGSGKSTVVWLIQRFYDPNQGKVLMGGVDIKEMNVKWLRRQIALVGQEPALFAGSIRENIAFGNPNASWAEIEEAANEAYIHKFISSLPQGYETQVGESGAQLSGGQKQRIAIARAILKKSKVLLLDEASSALDLESEKHVQDALRKVSERATTIVVAHRLSTIREAHMIAVVKDGAVTEYGSHDTLLASHLNGVYASLVRAETEASAFS; translated from the exons ATGGCTGACTCCTCCTTTGAGACAGACTTCTCTCTCTCTGGCCGCTCCGGCAACTATCGCCGACGCCACCGCCCTACACCCGTTAGATCCAACCATGCATCTAGTTCATTCACATGGTTCAGCCCTCTTGACATGTCTCAAAATTACTATCCAAGAAGACTCAGACACCACCCTTCTCCTGCCAGCCCTTTTTCCACAGACAATGACTTGTCATGGCAAGGTGAGCTTTCATGGCAGTTTGAGCCTTCTGGGTGGCAAGATAACCGCAATCTAGGTGCAGTGTTGAGCCCTTGGATTGCCACCCCTTCTTCAGATAGACACCAGTCGTTCCAGAGGTCAGCCAATGACTATTATCTTTCGCGTACTTATGGTGGTTTCCAGAGCTTTACTAATCCATATTATGAGTATTCTGGCTATGGTTCAGTGCCATCCAAGAGGCTTGAGCTCCAGAGCTATGTTGATGGGGATCATGGAAGTTCATTTTTTGGAAGGCACTACACTTCTGGTGAGTATAGCAGGTCTCATGGATTTCCTAACTTGGGATCCATCAAGGAGGGGAGTCCTGGACATCATGGTCCTTTGGCAGACAAGGATGAGCTTAGTTTGATCAAATACACCTCCCCTGAGGAGTCTGAACTCCAAATAAGCCTGTTTGAGACTGATCTGGGTCATCACCAGCATGAGGATCCGCGCTGGTTTTCTGTATCCCACGCTTACATGGATGTTGAGGATAACAGCGTCAATGtcagtcatcatcatcatgatGGTGGGCATCGTCATATAAAGCAGGAGGTGGACAATCTTGACAATGGACTGCATAGTTTTAGTCCTAGTTTTGAGAAACATGGCCATCACGGCCATGGCTATCATGACCATGGAGTTTGGAAATCAACCAGTCATCATTATGATACTGATGAGGGGTACAATGACAACGACCAGGATTCTGCATACGATGAAGATGAAGACGACGAGGATGATGGAATGGCACCAAGGTCAGTGGGGTTGTTCAGCTTATTCAGGTATTCAACAAAGTCGGATATACTTCTTGTCATCTTGGGCTGTTTGGGAGCCCTGATTAATGGAGGATCTCTTCCTTGGTATTCTTTGCTCTTTGGTAATTTTGTGAATAAGATTGCCAAAGAACCAGACTCAAACGACAAAACTGAGATGATGAAAGATGTTCAACAG ATAAGTCTGCTTATGGCTGGACTAGCAGCAATAGTGGTGGTTGGAGCATACATGG AGATCACTTGCTGGAGAATTGTGGGGGAGCGTTCATCTCAAAGGATAAGAACAAAGTATCTAAGAGCGGTTTTGCGCCAGGATATTGGCTTTTTTGACACACAGATCAGCACAGGCAATATTATGCATGGAATTTCAAGTGATGTTGCACAAATCCAAGAAGTGATGGGGGAGAAG ATGGCTCACTTCATCCACCATGTATTTACCTTCATCTGCGGTTATGCGGTTGGGTTCTGGAGGTCATGGAAGGTATCTCTAGTAGTCCTCTCAGTCATCCCATTGATGATGTTCTGTGGTATTGCTTATAAGGCCATTTATGTCGGTTTAACTGCAAAAGAAGAG GTTTCTTATAGGATAGCTGGCAGTGTAGCTGAGCAGGCGATCAGTTCAATTAGAActgtgttttcttttgttgctgAGGATCATCTGGCTGAAAGATATGCAGAATTGTTGCAGAAATCAGTGCCCTTTGGGGTGAAGCTCGGGTTTGCAAAAGGTGCAGGCATGGGAGTAATCTACCTAGTTACTTATTCAACATGGGCATTGGCTTTCTGGTATGGATCCATCTTGGTTGCTAGAGGAGAAATTTCAGGAGGTGCAGCCATTGCCTGTTTCTTTGGAGTCAATTTAGGTGGCAG AGGCCTGGCATTGTCATTGTCATATTTTGCTCAATTCGCCCAAGGAACCGTAGCAGCAAGCAGGGTGTTTGAAATTATTGATAGAGTCCCTGAGATAGATCCCTACAGCCCAGAAGGAAGGAAGCTCCCAAGTATCAGGGGAAGGATAGAGTTCAAAGGTGTTACTTTTGCATACCCGTCTCGTCCCACAGCTGCAATTCTCCGGTCTCTCAATCTAGAGGTTCCATCTTCAAAGACCCTTGCTTTGGTTGGTTCCAGTGGAGGTGGCAAGTCCACCATTTTTGCCCTTATAGAGAGGTTCTATGACCCTGTAAAGG GAATCATTACCTTGGATGGTCATGATATAAGGACCCTGCAAGTGAAGTGGCTTAGAGGTCAGATAGGCATGGTAGGCCAAGAGCCAGTCCTCTTCACCACCAGCATTCTCGAAAATGTGATGATGGGGAAGGAGAATGCCACCAAGAAAGAGGCCATTGCTGCTTGTGTTGCTGCCAATGCTCACAGCTTCATCTCTGGCCTTCCTCAAGGCTATGATACTCAG GTTGGAGACAGGGGAACCCAACTCTCAGGAGGCCAGAAACAGCGCATTGCGTTGGCTCGAGCTCTGACCACAGATCCCAGGATCCTCCTCCTAGATGAGCCCACCAGTgctctagaccctgagtctgaGTCAGTAGTCCAACAAGCCATTGACAAGATCTCTGCTGGCCGGACAACCCTTGTCATTGCTCACAGACTAGCAACTGTAAGAAATGCGCACACCATTGTTGTTCTTAATCACGGTGCAGTTGTTGAAACTGGTAACCATCATAAGCTCATGGAAAAATCCGGGGCCTATTACAATCTTGTCAAGCTTGCTTCTGAAGCTGTATCCAAGCCTTTGTCAAAACAAGATGGTAGTATTATTAAGGCCACTAAGCTTCCCTCTTATGAGAGGTCAGTTTATGAAGTGTCAAAATCAAAGTACATGAATGAAGCCTCAAGATCAAAGTACTTAACATCGATGCAAGAACAATAcaaagaagaggaggaagaaaaGCCAGAGCCAAAGCCTGGGAAAGTTCTAGTTTCAGAGATATTTAAGTTGCAAAGGCCAGAGCTTCTGATGCTTTTACTGGGGTTTCTCTTGGGCATGCATGCTGGTGCAATTCTCTccatttttccctttattttagGCCTAGCCCTTCAAATATACTTTGGCGATGACACAtccaaaatgaaaagagaagTGGGTGTGCTCTCTTTAGTAATTGTTGGGCTTGGGTTTGGGTGTGTAATAACCTTGGTAGGCCAGCAAGGTTTCTGTGGCTGGGCAGGCACAAAGCTTACCAAGAGGGTGAGAGACCGCTTATTCAGATCCATACTAAAACAAGAACCGGGTTGGTTCGATTTCGACGATAATTCGACTGGAGTCCTTGTCTCTAGGCTCTCCATTGATTGTGTCACTTTTCGATCAGTTCTTGGTGACCGCTTCTCAGTCCTACTAACGGGGTTGAGCTCAGCTGCTGTTGGTCTTGGGATATCATTCTTTCTTGATTGGAGGCTAACTCTCTTGGCTGCAGCTCTCACTCCACTCACCCTTGGGGCAAGCTACTTCAGCTTGATTATCAACGTCGGACCAAGATTAGATAACAGTTCTTATGCCAGAGCTAGCAACATTGCTGCTGGGGCAGTCTCAAACATAAGAACAGTGACAACATTCTCAGCGCAACAACAGCTAGTCCACACCTTCGATCAAGCCTTATCAGAGCCAAAGAAGAAATCAGTGAAAAGGTCACAAGTCCTAGGCCTAGCTCTTGGATTTTCCCAAGGGGCCATGTATGGAGCTTACACTCTAACCCTTTGGTTTGGTACTTATCTTATTAAAGAAGACAAAGCAAACTTTGGTGATGTGTTCAAGATCTTCCTCATTCTTGTGATGAGCTCATTCTCAGTTGGGCAATTAGCTGGTCTGGCACCTGACACTTCCATGGCTGCGACTGCAGTTCCTGCTGTTTTCAGCATCATCAACCGCAGGCCGATGATCAGCAGTGATGGAGAGAAAGGTAGGAAGGTTGAAAGATCAAAACCAGTGGATGTAGAGCTGAAAATGGTGACTTTTGCATACCCTTCTAGGCCAGAGGTGACTGTGTTGAGGGAATTTTGTCTGAAGGTGAAAGGTGGCAGCATGGTGGCATTGGTAGGGGGAAGTGGGAGTGGGAAATCAACAGTGGTATGGCTGATACAGAGGTTTTATGATCCAAACCAAGGGAAGGTACTGATGGGAGGAGTTGATATTAAGGAGATGAATGTGAAGTGGCTGAGGAGGCAGATAGCTTTGGTGGGTCAAGAGCCTGCATTGTTTGCTGGGAGTATTAGAGAGAATATTGCTTTTGGAAACCCTAATGCTTCATGGGCTGAGATTGAAGAAGCTGCTAATGAAGCTTACATTCACAAGTTCATCAGTAGCCTCCCTCAAGGTTATGAAACACAG GTTGGTGAGAGTGGGGCCCAGCTATCTGGTGGCCAAAAACAAAGAATAGCAATAGCAAGGGCCATATTGAAGAAATCCAAGGTGCTACTCCTAGATGAAGCAAGCAGTGCGTTGGACCTTGAGTCAGAGAAGCATGTCCAAGATGCCTTGAGGAAGGTGTCCGAAAGGGCCACAACCATAGTAGTTGCCCACAGGCTTTCTACCATCAGAGAAGCCCATATGATTGCAGTAGTTAAAGATGGTGCAGTCACTGAGTATGGCAGCCATGACACCCTCTTGGCTTCCCATCTCAATGGTGTCTATGCTAGCTTGGTTAGGGCTGAGACTGAAGCCAGTGCTTTTTCTTGA
- the LOC100241213 gene encoding uncharacterized protein LOC100241213 isoform X1, with product MEKLLSNLSCSPPSLQHLFLPSLLRVVSSVALFLLPPDDLGKLSGFVSAKNLGLDRFIFGKERAKGMASLTPGVLLKLLQSINSNIKVRGEYRSVLLQVISIVPALSGSELWPNHGFFIKVSDSSHSTYVSLSKEDNELILNNKLQLGQFFYVDRVEAGTPVPILVGVRPVPGRNPFVGNPKDLMQMLVPSEGPVQVDHEGINGSKLSELLEPKEESPRQKIVIKEEKVVVASRYMQGVLTSNSKVNGVDCNGGGKNNENENGGAGKKVGLLKGRQQELKGQTRSMTPMRSQQDALVSKPEVAVSNAKESAVPVKGTTTKRPTSKQENINSNCLLNLKDKNHSSEKISWMSLPANLLKPGKGMLRRRNLASLIAAEAQKEASTAAVLVKCLGMFANLCSSSSMENPHLSLTKFFTLHQLIDQPNATTQLKDKSLHLPNNSSPQADKSSKKTGLIHGKSALKSAKPSIELSGTEKLEWAKGDGAKEIKELKEILLNETQSWFLKFLEGALDAGFRISTMEKKSKEIVGRRMEPDNHIAVTLSQLKHANEWLDKLRSKLSSENNELVKTIDRLKQKIYACLLSHVDSAASALESRSG from the exons ATGGAGAAACTACTATCAAACTTGTCCTGTTCTCCACCATCTTTGCAACACttgtttcttccttctcttctcaGAGTGGTCTCTTCAGTTGCCCTTTTTCTGCTTCCTCCAG ATGATCTGGGTAAACTTTCTGGATTTGTATCAGCAAAAAATCTTGGTCTAGACagatttatttttggaaaagagAGGGCAAAGGGAATGGCATCATTAACACCCGGGGTACTGCTTAAGCTTCTTCAGAGTATAAATTCCAATATAAAGGTTCGAGGAGAATATCGGTCTGTCCTTTTACAAGTGATCAGCATTGTCCCTGCCTTATCTGGATCAGAGCTGTGGCCAAACCATGGCTTCTTCATAAAAGTCTCGGACTCTTCTCATTCGACATATGTTTCACTATCCAAGGAAGACAATGAGCTTATCTTAAACAATAAATTGCAGCTAGGCCAATTCTTCTATGTTGATAGAGTGGAAGCTGGAACCCCGGTTCCAATTCTAGTTGGTGTGAGACCAGTTCCAGGAAGAAATCCATTTGTTGGAAACCCGAAAGATTTGATGCAAATGTTGGTGCCTTCTGAGGGTCCAGTCCAAGTTGATCATGAAGGAATTAATGGCTCAAAATTGAGTGAATTATTGGAACCGAAAGAGGAGAGTCCAAGACAGAAAATTGTTATCAAAGAGGAGAAGGTGGTGGTTGCATCTAGGTACATGCAAGGTGTTTTGACATCAAATTCAAAAGTAAATGGAGTGGATTGCAATGGTGGAGGGAAGAacaatgagaatgagaatggtGGAGCAGGAAAAAAGGTTGGATTGTTGAAAGGAAGACAGCAAGAGCTTAAAGGTCAG ACACGCTCAATGACTCCGATGCGCAGTCAACAAGATGCACTTGTATCAAAGCCAGAGGTTGCTGTATCCAATGCCAAGGAGAGTGCAGTGCCTGTGAAGGGCACAACTACAAAACGCCCCACAAGCAAACAGGAAAACATCAACTCGAATTGTTTGTTAAATcttaaagataaaaatcattCATCTGAGAAAATTTCATGGATGTCTCTGCCTGCCAACCTTCTGAAGCCTGGAAAG GGAATGCTTAGAAGGAGAAATTTAGCTTCTTTGATTGCAGCAGAAGCCCAAAAGGAGGCATCCACAGCTGCAGTTCTTGTCAAATGCCTGGG TATGTTCGCTAATCTGTGCTCATCTTCCTCAATGGAGAACCCCCACctctctctcacaaagttctTTACACTCCATCAACTCATTGACCAACCAAATGCCACAACCCAATTGAAGGATAAATCCCTTCATCTGCCTAACAATTCATCTCCACAGGCAGATAAATCTAGTAAAAAGACAGGTCTAATTCATGGTAAAAGTGCATTGAAATCTGCAAAGCCCTCAATAGAGCTAAGTGGGACTGAGAAACTAGAGTGGGCAAAAGGGGATGGTGCCAAAGAGATCAAAGAACTGAAAGAGATTCTCTTGAATGAGACACAATCCTGGTTTTTGAAATTCTTGGAAGGAGCATTGGATGCAGGGTTTCGCATCAGCACCATGGAGAAGAAAAGTAAGGAGATTGTAGGGCGGCGAATGGAACCTGACAATCACATTGCTGTCACATTATCACAACTTAAGCATGCAAATGAGTGGTTGGATAAACTAAGAAGCAAATTGAGCTCAGAAAACAATGAGTTAGTAAAGACCATTGATaggttgaaacaaaaaatatatgctTGTTTGCTTTCTCATGTGGATTCTGCTGCATCAGCTCTAGAGAGCCGATCTGGTTGA
- the LOC100241213 gene encoding uncharacterized protein LOC100241213 isoform X2 → MASLTPGVLLKLLQSINSNIKVRGEYRSVLLQVISIVPALSGSELWPNHGFFIKVSDSSHSTYVSLSKEDNELILNNKLQLGQFFYVDRVEAGTPVPILVGVRPVPGRNPFVGNPKDLMQMLVPSEGPVQVDHEGINGSKLSELLEPKEESPRQKIVIKEEKVVVASRYMQGVLTSNSKVNGVDCNGGGKNNENENGGAGKKVGLLKGRQQELKGQTRSMTPMRSQQDALVSKPEVAVSNAKESAVPVKGTTTKRPTSKQENINSNCLLNLKDKNHSSEKISWMSLPANLLKPGKGMLRRRNLASLIAAEAQKEASTAAVLVKCLGMFANLCSSSSMENPHLSLTKFFTLHQLIDQPNATTQLKDKSLHLPNNSSPQADKSSKKTGLIHGKSALKSAKPSIELSGTEKLEWAKGDGAKEIKELKEILLNETQSWFLKFLEGALDAGFRISTMEKKSKEIVGRRMEPDNHIAVTLSQLKHANEWLDKLRSKLSSENNELVKTIDRLKQKIYACLLSHVDSAASALESRSG, encoded by the exons ATGGCATCATTAACACCCGGGGTACTGCTTAAGCTTCTTCAGAGTATAAATTCCAATATAAAGGTTCGAGGAGAATATCGGTCTGTCCTTTTACAAGTGATCAGCATTGTCCCTGCCTTATCTGGATCAGAGCTGTGGCCAAACCATGGCTTCTTCATAAAAGTCTCGGACTCTTCTCATTCGACATATGTTTCACTATCCAAGGAAGACAATGAGCTTATCTTAAACAATAAATTGCAGCTAGGCCAATTCTTCTATGTTGATAGAGTGGAAGCTGGAACCCCGGTTCCAATTCTAGTTGGTGTGAGACCAGTTCCAGGAAGAAATCCATTTGTTGGAAACCCGAAAGATTTGATGCAAATGTTGGTGCCTTCTGAGGGTCCAGTCCAAGTTGATCATGAAGGAATTAATGGCTCAAAATTGAGTGAATTATTGGAACCGAAAGAGGAGAGTCCAAGACAGAAAATTGTTATCAAAGAGGAGAAGGTGGTGGTTGCATCTAGGTACATGCAAGGTGTTTTGACATCAAATTCAAAAGTAAATGGAGTGGATTGCAATGGTGGAGGGAAGAacaatgagaatgagaatggtGGAGCAGGAAAAAAGGTTGGATTGTTGAAAGGAAGACAGCAAGAGCTTAAAGGTCAG ACACGCTCAATGACTCCGATGCGCAGTCAACAAGATGCACTTGTATCAAAGCCAGAGGTTGCTGTATCCAATGCCAAGGAGAGTGCAGTGCCTGTGAAGGGCACAACTACAAAACGCCCCACAAGCAAACAGGAAAACATCAACTCGAATTGTTTGTTAAATcttaaagataaaaatcattCATCTGAGAAAATTTCATGGATGTCTCTGCCTGCCAACCTTCTGAAGCCTGGAAAG GGAATGCTTAGAAGGAGAAATTTAGCTTCTTTGATTGCAGCAGAAGCCCAAAAGGAGGCATCCACAGCTGCAGTTCTTGTCAAATGCCTGGG TATGTTCGCTAATCTGTGCTCATCTTCCTCAATGGAGAACCCCCACctctctctcacaaagttctTTACACTCCATCAACTCATTGACCAACCAAATGCCACAACCCAATTGAAGGATAAATCCCTTCATCTGCCTAACAATTCATCTCCACAGGCAGATAAATCTAGTAAAAAGACAGGTCTAATTCATGGTAAAAGTGCATTGAAATCTGCAAAGCCCTCAATAGAGCTAAGTGGGACTGAGAAACTAGAGTGGGCAAAAGGGGATGGTGCCAAAGAGATCAAAGAACTGAAAGAGATTCTCTTGAATGAGACACAATCCTGGTTTTTGAAATTCTTGGAAGGAGCATTGGATGCAGGGTTTCGCATCAGCACCATGGAGAAGAAAAGTAAGGAGATTGTAGGGCGGCGAATGGAACCTGACAATCACATTGCTGTCACATTATCACAACTTAAGCATGCAAATGAGTGGTTGGATAAACTAAGAAGCAAATTGAGCTCAGAAAACAATGAGTTAGTAAAGACCATTGATaggttgaaacaaaaaatatatgctTGTTTGCTTTCTCATGTGGATTCTGCTGCATCAGCTCTAGAGAGCCGATCTGGTTGA